The following proteins are encoded in a genomic region of Sebastes fasciatus isolate fSebFas1 chromosome 12, fSebFas1.pri, whole genome shotgun sequence:
- the fam171a1 gene encoding protein FAM171A1, with protein sequence MMRAESWRRAAAVVLCLGYLVSRAVAKTSPEDSATEEVTLKVHLSDASTHQPLGGATIQLFANHTSVTTETSSLDGNTYLRFSYRLGTPLVVTATKQGYVPNSVPWSPSRLPVFSSISLDLLPERAATLTVYEDVVEIVSGLQGLRHQPSVHFQRRALSLPSNTSYANLTALLTVASSPSHIQHFPHLQVLSGNGTGTEKRFELTPVAAISVHLLASDGVELQVTEPITVSVPLPADSGLKENDHIPAWRFDPHLGAWIKSSWGHVQREGNQLSLTYIAPQLGYWVAAMSPLDSGPVFAKDISMYHTVFLLAILGGMALILLCLLCLLLYYCRRRCLKPRVSHRKLTQSSGLDGSKRDQATSMSHLNLISNEVQLELVSTATEPDMTTPMLKPSSYEHQDNHRQHSLIHHSKHSRSSLGNNSHHGSSLGNLTPRSRDYRQSVETFQLKAALSSGTDRGYRQSYTSVCSSSNPISDALSSANHGQVSANQLSSVGIVDCISPSSPPHTPSRGEVCECRAPDYLLSRSVDHLERPSPPLLPRPGQLLCCGSVDLLSGGEGYPRVRPTLVIPAHYMRLPGEHPLSGQALLLQTDQQSDLETIQAELNASHSQQPLGQSPTDCTPRPNKQGEGGLSGSLSIPAALGETGLVEINIEDTLWAEKTLMELRGGKPLPHPRAWFVSLEGRSNAIRHSYIDLQRAGCHGNTPGGGGQQGKGSGGRRGNSNDASLDSGVDLNELRVGRRGRDAGREEREIDRSKGTAPAMAYTQLVYVDDLDVGGSEEETPKSSPQDSITGPILSDKAEAQRGDQGDAEEKRVEGVQIQEEPPSLSSSSPGSPPPLPTPEGETFRTDHTLLSVSPDDDAAHEDGEEEKKSPWQKREERPLLSFNMK encoded by the exons AGGTGACTCTGAAGGTCCACCTGAGCGATGCCAGCACTCACCAGCCTTTGGGAGGAGCCACCATACAGCTCTTCGCCAACCACACTTCTGTAACCACAGAAACCTCATCACTGGATGGCAACACCTACCTGCGCTTCTCCTACCGCCTTGGGACACCGTTGGTCGTCACCGCAACCAAACAGGGATATGTGCCAAACTCTGTGCCCTGGAGTCCTTCCAGATTACCtg TATTTTCCTCCATCAGCCTGGACCTGCTACCAGAAAGAGCTGCTACTCTGACGGTGTATGAAGATGTTGTGGAGATTGTTTCAGGCTTACAAG GTTTGAGACATCAGCCCAGTGTTCATTTCCAGCGCAGAGCTCTGAGTCTTCCCTCCAACACATCCTACGCCAACCTAACTGCTCTGCTCACCGTGGCCAGCTCCCCCTCGCACATCCAGCACTTTCCCCACCTGCAGGTCCTCAGCGGCAACGGCACAG GGACCGAGAAGAGGTTTGAGTTGACTCCTGTAGCGGCCATCTCTGTTCACTTATTGGCCAGCGACGGAGTGGAGCTGCAGGTGACTGAGCCAATCACGGTCTCCGTCCCGCTGCCGGCCGACAGTGGCCTGAAGGAAAATGATCACATCCCTGCTTGGAGATTTGACCCGCACTTGG gtgCCTGGATAAAGAGCAGTTGGGGTCACGTGCAGCGGGAGGGCAACCAGCTCAGTCTGACCTACATCGCTCCTCAGCTAGGATATTGGGTGGCCGCCATGTCCCCACTAGACTCAG GTCCAGTGTTTGCGAAGGACATCAGCATGTACCACACCGTGTTCCTGTTGGCTATACTGGGAGGCATGGCTCTCATCCTGCTCTGCCTGCTCTGCCTCCTGTTGTACTACTGCAG GCGTCGTTGTTTGAAGCCTCGAGTGTCTCACCGCAAGCTCACACAGTCCTCTGGTCTGGACGGCAGTAAGAGGGACCAAGCCACCTCCATGTCCCACCTGAACCTCATCAGCAACGAG GTGCAGCTGGAACTTGTTTCCACAGCGACTGAGCCCGACATGACCACACCAATGCTGAAGCCTTCTTCATATGAGCACCAAGACAATCATCGTCAACACAGCCTAATCCATCACAGCAAACACAGCCGCTCCTCTCTCGGCAACAACAGCCACCACGGCTCATCTCTTGGCAATCTGACGCCTCGCAGCAGAGACTACCGGCAGTCTGTGGAGACGTTCCAGTTAAAGGCTGCCCTTTCGAGTGGAACAGACAGAGGCTACCGTCAATCATACACCTCCGTCTGCTCATCCAGCAACCCCATTTCAGATGCGCTGTCGTCAGCCAATCACGGTCAAGTGTCTGCTAACCAGCTGAGCAGTGTCGGGATTGTTGATTGCAtctccccttcctctcctcctcacaccCCCAGTCGAGGGGAGGTGTGTGAGTGCAGAGCTCCCGACTACCTTCTGTCCCGCTCCGTGGACCACCTGGAGCGTCCCAGTCCCCCGCTGCTCCCCCGTCCGGGCCAGCTGCTCTGCTGCGGCTCTGTGGACCTGCTGAGTGGAGGAGAAGGCTACCCGAGGGTGCGTCCTACACTGGTGATCCCAGCACACTACATGCGCCTGCCTGGGGAGCACCCTCTGTCTGGTCAGGCCCTCCTGCTGCAGACTGACCAGCAGAGTGACTTGGAGACCATCCAGGCTGAGCTCAATGCCTCACATTCCCAGCAGCCCCTGGGGCAATCCCCCACTGACTGCACCCCACGTCCCAACAAGCAGGGTGAAGGAGGCCTGTCAGGGTCTCTGTCCATCCCAGCAGCGCTCGGGGAAACAGGTCTAGTGGAAATAAACATTGAGGACACCTTGTGGGCTGAAAAGACTTTAATGGAGCTCAGAGGAGGGAAGCCTCTGCCTCACCCACGAGCCTGGTTTGTCTCACTTGAAGGACGCTCCAACGCCATTCGTCACTCGTACATCGATCTCCAGCGGGCGGGGTGCCACGGCAACACGccaggtggaggaggtcagcAAGGTAAAGGCAGCGGCGGGAGGCGCGGCAACAGCAACGACGCCAGTCTGGACTCCGGTGTGGACCTGAATGAGCTGAGAGTGGGCCGCAGAGGGAGAGACGCAGGGCGGGAGGAAAGAGAGATTGACCGGTCGAAGGGCACAGCACCAGCCATGGCCTACACTCAGCTGGTGTATGTGGATGATCTGGACGTGGGAGGCAGCGAGGAGGAGACGCCCAAGAGCAGCCCTCAGGACAGTATAACAGGACCCATCCTGTCAGACAAAGCAGAGGCTCAGAGAGGGGATCAGGGGGATGCGGAGGAGAAGAGAGTAGAGGGGGTGCAAATACAAGAGGAACCACCCTCACTTTCCTCTTCATCCCCCggttctcctcctcccctgccAACACCAGAGGGAGAGACGTTCAGGACTGATCATACGCTGCTATCGGTCTCCCCCGATGACGATGCAGCTCacgaggatggagaggaggagaagaagagtccCTGGCAGAAGAGAGAGGAGCGACCCCTGCTGTCCTTCAACATGAAATGA